A stretch of the Uranotaenia lowii strain MFRU-FL chromosome 3, ASM2978415v1, whole genome shotgun sequence genome encodes the following:
- the LOC129756631 gene encoding serpin B6-like: MKFGVKILVLVLVGTVGSVLTQEPNGGPPHPDSFGAPDFSFGDGDFTINYFKALYSPEINTAVSPIALRLPMAVFYEAAGSSLDHVVQKSFYLPDSKLETTNNAIKFVQEIHENKYLTMSYKLLKDKRPFSEHFNSSVAKVLGLVPEEVSFSRSSPIVKSVNAWASFISKGKIADFFLDQLPSNVTEMFLGNTVTLEARWAEMFPLANTDQRKFNYRTGPRDTAMMRESIEVLHSSVENYQAIQIPFSEDSDLAMWILLPGEGKTIRNLVENLSSEMLYEIETTAMPKLVDITLPRFEIQSLHRMEDVLTRMGHGELFELQDFEIFQGRKSMLPDLRQHSYLKINEDGTGVPDSMASTIYRRSDNIAFNADEPFVFIIKKITSDVIVFIGHYSN, encoded by the exons ATGAAGTTTGGAGTGAAGATTCTAGTTTTGGTACTGGTTGGCACAGTTGGAAGCGTTCTAACTCAAGAACCGAACGGTGGTCCACCCCATCCAGACAGTTTTGGCGCGCCCGATTTCAGTTTTGGAGATGGCGATTTCACTATCAATTATTTCAAGGCTCTGTACAGTCCAGAGATCAATACAGCAGTATCGCCGATAGCTTTGAGACTTCCAATGGCAGTTTTCTATGAGGCTGCTGGATCCTCGTTGGATCACGTCGTACAAAAATCCTTCTATCTGCCGGATTCGAAATTGGAAACCACCAATAATGCGATAAAATTCGTACaagaaattcatgaaaataagtATCTGACCATGAGTTACAAACTATTGAAAGATAAGCGTCCTTTTAGTGAACACTTTAACTCATCTGTGGCGAAAGTGCTGGGCTTAGTTCCGGAGGAAGTCTCGTTTAGTCGATCCTCGCCTATTGTAAAATCCGTCAATGCATGGGCCAGTTTTATTTCTAAAGGAAAAATCGCAGACTTTTTCCTAGATCAACTTCCTAGTAACGTTACAGAAATGTTTTTGGGTAACACTGTAACGCTGGAAGCTCGATGGGCCGAAATGTTTCCTCTGGCCAACACCGATCAGCGAAAGTTTAACTACCGCACTGGACCACGTGATACTGCTATGATGCGGGAAAGCATAGAAGTGTTGCACAGTTCCGTCGAAAATTACCAAGCGATCCAGATTCCGTTCAGCGAGGACAGTGATTTGGCCATGTGGATCCTTCTGCCTGGTGAGGGGAAAACCATCAGAAATCTAGTAGAAAATTTGAGCTCCGAAATGCTTTACGAGATTGAAACTACTGCCATGCCAAAGTTGGTTGACATTACGTTGCCCCGGTTTGAAATCCAGTCGTTGCACCGGATGGAAGATGTACTCACTCGGATGGGCCATGGGGAACTGTTTGAGCTGCAGGATTTCGAGATCTTCCAGGGTCGCAAATCGATGCTTCCTGACTTGCGGCAGCATAGTTATCTCAAAATTAACGAAGACGGTACCGGAGTTCCTGATAGTATgg CTTCTACCATCTACCGCCGATCGGACAATATTGCCTTCAATGCGGATGaaccttttgtttttattatcaaaaaaatcacttcCGATGTCATTGTGTTTATTGGACACTATTCCAATTAG